From one Variovorax sp. PBL-H6 genomic stretch:
- a CDS encoding response regulator, giving the protein MTAYVLVVEDDPDFIGAIQEVLRGLSPGATVQVAQSRDAALALLAASFFDIIILDLKIPATDGALDVDSQHGFAVFRRAQTIASGTPVVVLTGSPAEDFIPELLGSARQVDVWGENRNVRTVDFLPKYKFDSFPGIIQASLQSIDTLADVELDRSGVDLSTQDDRLIRIFARRYGGARVVTSLLGGLSGAKVLRLRVTNAQGAPVHDAVAKIGSIEDVVDEGRRFDNDVARLEPRATPRKLITLEAGAKTSAGVFYGLAAGFDETAFQAATGVPDHARAAVRSVERGTRQWGQGVNQSRRTVQEIRSRLLKDERLEVVLRQYDLEWVGEFEKAPIQTRWCCTHGDMHGENVLVSADGSAVIIDYGDVGEATASLDPITLELSLLFHPKGPLRGGAWPTHAQAAAWGNLDRYVQGCPAETFVRECRAWAGRAAAGNREIAVTAYAYLMRQLKYEDTDKALALALLAGAKALFDAT; this is encoded by the coding sequence ATGACCGCCTACGTTTTGGTTGTCGAGGACGACCCAGACTTCATCGGAGCGATCCAAGAGGTACTGAGAGGCCTGTCACCGGGTGCCACTGTCCAAGTTGCGCAGAGCAGAGACGCGGCTCTGGCATTGTTGGCCGCCTCGTTCTTCGACATCATCATTCTCGATCTGAAGATTCCGGCCACAGACGGGGCTCTAGATGTCGACTCTCAGCACGGCTTTGCCGTCTTCAGAAGGGCGCAAACCATAGCAAGCGGTACGCCTGTTGTAGTGCTGACCGGATCACCGGCGGAAGACTTCATTCCGGAGCTGCTTGGCAGTGCCCGGCAGGTGGATGTCTGGGGAGAGAACCGCAACGTACGGACGGTGGATTTCCTGCCCAAGTACAAGTTCGACAGCTTCCCCGGGATCATACAAGCGAGCCTGCAGTCGATAGATACTCTCGCTGACGTGGAGCTTGACCGTAGCGGTGTAGACCTGAGCACACAAGATGACCGCCTAATCCGAATCTTTGCGAGACGCTATGGTGGCGCGCGCGTCGTCACATCTTTGCTTGGAGGATTGTCAGGAGCGAAGGTACTCCGGCTGCGCGTGACGAACGCGCAGGGCGCACCGGTGCATGATGCGGTTGCAAAGATTGGTTCAATAGAGGATGTTGTCGATGAGGGCAGACGCTTTGACAACGACGTGGCGCGCCTCGAACCTAGAGCCACGCCGCGCAAGCTGATTACGCTGGAGGCCGGGGCGAAGACTTCGGCCGGGGTTTTTTATGGCCTGGCGGCAGGCTTTGACGAGACGGCGTTCCAGGCGGCCACTGGAGTTCCTGACCATGCGAGAGCGGCAGTACGTAGCGTCGAAAGAGGCACCCGACAGTGGGGCCAAGGGGTCAATCAATCCCGACGCACCGTGCAGGAGATCCGGAGCCGTCTGCTGAAGGACGAACGCCTTGAAGTCGTGCTGCGGCAATACGATCTGGAATGGGTAGGAGAGTTTGAGAAAGCACCGATCCAAACCAGATGGTGTTGCACCCATGGCGACATGCATGGGGAGAACGTTCTCGTGTCAGCAGATGGGTCCGCTGTCATCATCGACTACGGTGACGTAGGCGAAGCGACGGCAAGCCTTGATCCCATCACTCTTGAACTAAGCCTTCTGTTCCATCCAAAGGGTCCGCTTCGAGGCGGCGCATGGCCGACTCATGCGCAGGCCGCCGCGTGGGGCAATCTTGACCGGTACGTGCAGGGATGTCCCGCCGAGACCTTTGTCCGGGAGTGCCGGGCTTGGGCGGGTCGCGCAGCTGCTGGAAACAGAGAAATAGCCGTGACCGCGTATGCCTATCTGATGCGGCAGCTCAAGTATGAGGATACAGACAAGGCACTTGCCCTAGCGCTGCTCGCCGGAGCGAAGGCGCTCTTCGATGCCACCTGA
- a CDS encoding sensor histidine kinase, whose product MNRDEALQQLASGSTHLRRRAARVLVRDAQVDDLPALRSARANEADSYARSSLDRAVARLTNAVPTAEVPVSDETEESLRSRRQIQARAAEWIAGLLLHELASPIGLLAYAASREVPDYERSRTKNHIVTLQMVFAAIEQLRKASATPKPAEFDLAALINEIVNTEFSEAADNIALHGPQPLLLVSDAALLRFAICNGLRNAIEAVSVGTSKHSSPPVVVTWGETDVDYWVAVLDRGPGLSAPLEAVLGVGKTTKKGHSGFGLPIALSAIEALGGMVTLEAASDGGTKYELRWER is encoded by the coding sequence GTGAACAGGGACGAAGCACTACAACAGCTGGCATCGGGATCGACGCACCTGCGTCGAAGGGCGGCCCGCGTTTTGGTGCGCGATGCCCAGGTGGATGACCTACCCGCGCTGCGCTCAGCTCGTGCGAACGAGGCTGACTCTTACGCACGGAGCAGCCTTGACCGCGCTGTGGCACGGTTGACCAACGCGGTTCCTACAGCGGAAGTCCCGGTGTCGGACGAAACGGAGGAATCGCTGCGCAGCCGGCGTCAGATTCAGGCTCGCGCCGCAGAGTGGATAGCAGGCCTGCTCCTTCACGAGCTTGCGTCGCCCATTGGCCTGCTTGCCTATGCGGCGTCCCGCGAGGTTCCGGACTACGAGCGCTCGCGGACGAAAAACCACATCGTCACGCTCCAGATGGTGTTTGCCGCAATCGAGCAGTTGCGGAAGGCGTCGGCAACGCCGAAGCCTGCCGAGTTTGATCTGGCAGCGCTCATCAATGAGATTGTCAACACAGAGTTTTCCGAGGCCGCCGACAACATTGCGCTGCACGGTCCGCAACCGCTGCTGCTGGTCAGTGACGCTGCGCTGTTGCGATTTGCCATTTGCAACGGACTCCGCAACGCCATCGAAGCGGTGTCGGTGGGGACCAGCAAGCACTCGTCCCCGCCGGTCGTGGTCACCTGGGGTGAAACCGATGTGGACTACTGGGTGGCGGTACTGGATCGAGGGCCTGGGCTCTCGGCACCCTTAGAAGCGGTCCTCGGCGTCGGCAAGACGACGAAGAAGGGTCATAGCGGATTCGGGCTTCCCATCGCGCTTTCGGCTATCGAAGCACTTGGGGGCATGGTGACGCTGGAGGCAGCGTCCGACGGCGGGACCAAGTACGAGCTAAGGTGGGAGCGATGA
- a CDS encoding AAA family ATPase, producing MYIERVQIEEGFLDGLDVAFSPGLNVVIGARGTGKTSLIELVKFCLDVKGHTPETSRRSFDHALSVLGNGQVTLTISDGNRKVVVSRTASDPKPRASEPYVAPLVFSQTEIESVGLQASGRLGLLSGFSGVATDSAAESDAAAEARSLTAQSATLRREIEELQRRVAEIPAIDAELVKLAPSEQQLSALSAEAAKRKHELDALAADMSTKSVGQAVLERFKQGLVRWRSAIAAAAGDVPRTEQWPGSADADPLAAVQARIAKAQVHLKIALEELGQAEADVGTVSDLRNTARLASEDRARQLRKELEALQAGAGNIARQGQQLRERKAQLEALRTLLAQRTTDLATLVGKRGTVLDRLEELRDARFKARALVANNLNKVLAPRIRIAVSQAGQFDSFSSAIADALKGSGLRYGDLAPALAKKISPRELLEAAELDDVAFIADATGITLDRTARLLAHLREADLGALGTASVEDLVDFQLLDGADYKDISELSTGQRCTVVLPIVLRHTDRMLIVDQPEDHIDNAFIADTLILSVLARDPAGQIIFTSHNANIPVLGGANHVVQLGSDGKRGFPLASASLETPAVVQAITSVMEGGLQAFEKRRSFYGRHKST from the coding sequence ATGTACATTGAACGCGTTCAGATCGAAGAAGGCTTCCTGGATGGCCTTGACGTTGCGTTCTCGCCTGGTTTGAACGTTGTTATCGGCGCCCGCGGGACCGGCAAGACATCGCTAATTGAACTCGTCAAGTTCTGTCTGGATGTCAAAGGCCACACGCCGGAAACCAGCCGGCGCAGTTTTGACCATGCGCTTTCGGTTCTTGGCAATGGCCAAGTCACCCTTACTATTTCTGACGGCAACCGAAAGGTGGTGGTTAGTCGCACTGCGTCTGACCCAAAACCGCGCGCGTCGGAGCCGTACGTCGCCCCGCTCGTGTTCTCACAGACGGAGATCGAGAGTGTCGGGCTCCAAGCCAGCGGACGCCTCGGCCTCCTCAGTGGATTTTCCGGGGTGGCAACCGACAGCGCGGCAGAGAGCGACGCTGCGGCCGAGGCACGCTCATTGACGGCACAGTCGGCAACGCTGAGGCGCGAAATCGAGGAGCTGCAGCGTCGCGTTGCCGAGATTCCGGCCATCGATGCAGAGCTGGTGAAGTTAGCCCCTTCAGAGCAGCAGCTTTCGGCGCTGTCGGCGGAGGCCGCCAAGCGTAAGCATGAACTCGATGCGCTTGCGGCTGACATGTCAACGAAGTCTGTTGGTCAGGCAGTTCTCGAGCGGTTCAAGCAAGGCCTCGTTCGCTGGCGGTCGGCGATCGCAGCAGCGGCCGGGGATGTGCCGCGAACAGAGCAGTGGCCTGGGAGTGCCGACGCCGATCCGCTGGCAGCTGTTCAAGCCCGTATCGCAAAAGCGCAAGTCCACCTAAAGATTGCCTTGGAAGAGTTGGGCCAAGCCGAGGCCGATGTTGGCACTGTGTCGGACTTGAGAAACACAGCACGCCTCGCATCCGAAGATCGCGCACGTCAGCTGCGGAAGGAACTTGAAGCGCTTCAGGCTGGGGCCGGCAACATTGCACGCCAGGGCCAACAGCTTCGCGAACGAAAGGCGCAGCTCGAGGCGCTGAGGACTTTGCTCGCGCAGAGAACGACCGACCTCGCGACTCTAGTTGGAAAGCGAGGGACGGTACTGGACCGGCTGGAAGAGCTCCGCGACGCCCGCTTCAAGGCCAGGGCGTTAGTCGCCAACAACTTGAACAAGGTTCTCGCCCCCCGGATTCGCATCGCGGTCAGCCAGGCGGGTCAGTTCGACTCCTTCAGCTCCGCCATCGCCGACGCACTGAAGGGGAGTGGCTTGCGCTATGGCGACCTTGCACCGGCCTTGGCGAAGAAGATCAGCCCACGCGAGTTGCTGGAAGCAGCGGAGTTGGACGACGTTGCTTTCATAGCAGACGCGACCGGAATCACACTGGATCGTACGGCCAGGCTTCTTGCACATCTACGCGAAGCCGATCTTGGTGCCCTTGGCACCGCAAGTGTTGAGGATCTTGTTGACTTCCAATTGCTTGACGGAGCCGACTACAAAGACATCAGCGAGCTGTCCACGGGTCAGCGCTGTACGGTCGTATTGCCTATCGTCTTGCGACACACGGATCGGATGCTGATCGTGGACCAGCCTGAAGATCACATCGACAACGCATTCATCGCTGACACCTTGATCCTGTCGGTGCTAGCACGCGACCCGGCGGGCCAGATCATCTTCACTTCTCACAACGCCAACATTCCAGTGCTGGGGGGTGCGAATCACGTAGTGCAGCTCGGGTCAGATGGGAAGCGAGGATTCCCGCTCGCCTCTGCCAGCTTGGAAACACCGGCGGTTGTGCAAGCCATTACCTCCGTCATGGAAGGAGGCCTGCAGGCGTTTGAGAAGAGGCGGTCCTTCTATGGACGGCACAAGAGCACGTGA
- a CDS encoding MurR/RpiR family transcriptional regulator, translating to MPAPSAATTVAQRIAQALPQLTPSHRQVADYVLERPLQVATLPIDELATAVGVSVATANRFARALGFDGYASFRAELVRGFEPLVAPVERLRGNLARPSTITEVFATALEESQSNIGATRQALDPASCEAAVARVLGARTVFIAGFGASAWLAGLLHHGLDAYCADVRLLSSVSGVTHGARALSRGGPQDLLVALTFPRYLTDTVALTGLARSQGVGVLALTDRPSSPIAPLADVALYAQTETRYRPNCETSVLALIEALTSAVALRAPQAYQAASKVVHAVMPWLHGAQGLRAANTPKMKQRPAPRAPAGKKKTR from the coding sequence ATGCCGGCCCCCTCCGCAGCCACCACCGTCGCCCAGCGCATCGCCCAGGCCTTGCCGCAGCTGACCCCGTCGCACCGCCAGGTGGCCGACTACGTGCTCGAGCGCCCGCTGCAGGTCGCCACCTTGCCCATTGATGAGCTGGCAACCGCGGTCGGCGTCTCGGTCGCCACCGCCAATCGCTTCGCCCGCGCCCTCGGCTTCGACGGCTACGCAAGCTTCCGCGCCGAACTCGTTCGCGGCTTCGAGCCCTTGGTCGCCCCCGTCGAGCGCTTGCGCGGCAACCTCGCCCGCCCCTCGACCATCACAGAGGTATTCGCCACGGCGCTGGAAGAAAGCCAGAGCAACATCGGCGCGACGCGCCAGGCCCTGGACCCCGCCTCCTGCGAAGCCGCAGTGGCGCGCGTGCTCGGCGCCCGCACCGTCTTCATCGCCGGCTTCGGCGCCAGCGCCTGGCTCGCGGGGCTGCTGCACCACGGCCTGGATGCCTACTGCGCCGACGTGCGCCTGCTGTCCTCGGTCAGCGGCGTCACGCACGGCGCGCGCGCGTTGTCGCGCGGCGGGCCGCAGGACCTGCTCGTGGCCTTGACCTTCCCCCGCTACCTGACCGACACCGTGGCCCTGACCGGCCTCGCGCGCAGCCAGGGCGTCGGCGTGCTGGCGCTGACCGACCGGCCCAGCTCGCCGATCGCGCCGCTGGCCGACGTGGCCCTCTACGCGCAGACCGAAACCCGGTATCGTCCCAATTGCGAGACCAGCGTGCTGGCGCTGATCGAGGCCCTGACGAGTGCGGTGGCCCTGCGCGCCCCGCAGGCGTACCAGGCTGCCAGCAAGGTGGTCCATGCCGTGATGCCCTGGCTGCACGGCGCGCAAGGCCTGCGAGCCGCGAACACGCCGAAAATGAAGCAGAGGCCGGCGCCGCGCGCGCCGGCCGGAAAGAAGAAGACCCGATGA
- a CDS encoding isoaspartyl peptidase/L-asparaginase family protein has product MRTTPVIAIHGGAGTISAAALDAGAAQPYHEALRAIVHAAQALLLGGASALDAVCLAVEMLEDCPFFNAGHGAVFTHAGTHELDAAVMNGADLRAGAIACVSHIRRPVRAARAVLEDGAHVLLAGAGAEAFARERGLEMVEPSYFSTEMRRAQLERAQAAGRIVLDHDGTANSNAPLDEGRKFGTVGAVALDLQGHLAAATSTGGMTNKRVGRVGDSPLIGAGTYADDKRAAVSCTGSGEMFIRAAAAYDVCARMRYAGQSLAQAAQAVVMQSLPSIGGSGGLIAVDRSGNVCMPFNTEGMYRGHARGTEAPQTAIHR; this is encoded by the coding sequence ATGAGAACGACACCCGTCATTGCCATCCACGGCGGCGCCGGCACCATCAGCGCCGCGGCGCTGGACGCCGGTGCGGCCCAGCCCTACCACGAGGCGCTGCGCGCCATCGTGCACGCCGCCCAGGCGCTGCTGCTCGGCGGCGCCTCCGCGCTCGACGCGGTCTGCCTCGCGGTCGAGATGCTGGAAGACTGCCCCTTCTTCAATGCCGGGCACGGCGCGGTCTTCACGCACGCGGGCACGCACGAGCTCGACGCGGCGGTGATGAATGGCGCCGACCTGCGCGCCGGCGCGATCGCCTGCGTGAGCCACATCCGCCGCCCGGTGCGCGCCGCCCGCGCCGTGCTGGAAGACGGCGCCCATGTGCTGCTGGCCGGTGCCGGCGCCGAAGCCTTCGCACGCGAGCGGGGGCTGGAGATGGTCGAGCCGTCCTACTTTTCCACCGAGATGCGGCGCGCTCAGCTGGAGCGTGCGCAGGCGGCCGGCCGCATCGTGCTCGACCACGACGGCACCGCGAATTCCAACGCGCCGCTGGACGAGGGCCGCAAGTTCGGCACCGTCGGCGCCGTGGCGCTCGACCTGCAGGGCCACCTGGCGGCGGCCACCTCGACCGGCGGCATGACGAACAAGCGCGTCGGCCGCGTCGGCGATTCGCCGCTGATCGGCGCCGGCACGTATGCCGACGACAAGCGCGCCGCGGTGTCCTGCACCGGCAGTGGCGAGATGTTCATCCGGGCGGCGGCGGCCTACGACGTGTGTGCGCGCATGCGCTATGCGGGCCAGTCGCTGGCACAGGCGGCGCAGGCGGTCGTGATGCAGTCGCTGCCGTCGATTGGCGGCAGCGGCGGGCTGATCGCGGTCGATCGCAGCGGCAATGTCTGCATGCCCTTCAATACCGAAGGCATGTACCGCGGGCATGCGCGCGGCACCGAGGCGCCGCAGACGGCGATTCATCGATGA
- a CDS encoding dipeptide ABC transporter ATP-binding protein codes for MSAVTLPSSAAGTAMQMPEQRVLEVDGLTVRFSTSERTVDAVRKLSFHVDRSETLAIVGESGSGKSVTSLALMRLVEYGGGRILDGRMAFRRRDGRVLDLAKASDGTMRGIRGADIAMIFQEPMTSLNPVFTAGDQIAEAIAIHQGKDRAASRAEALRMLELVRIPEARSVLQRYPHQLSGGMRQRVMIAMALSCRPSLLIADEPTTALDVTIQAQILQLIRELQAEMHMGVVFITHDMGVVAEVADRVLVMYRGDKAEAGPSEQVFAAPRHPYTRALLSAVPQLGAMRGTDLPARFELLQVDAAGGSVSVSDRSPQDTVRRDLPPILRVKKLVTRFDLKSGLFGRVTRRVHAVEGISFDLHAGETLGLVGESGCGKSTTGRSLLRLVDSQGGEIEFKGRNVLALPQGELQALRRDIQFIFQDPFASLDPRLTVGFSIMEPLLVHRVASGAKAQARVRWLLEKVGLPADYAERYPHEFSGGQRQRIAIARALALDPKVVVADESVSALDVSIQAQIVNLMLDLQRELGVAFLFISHDMAVVERISHRVAVMYLGQIVEIGPRRAIFENPQHAYTKRLMAAVPVADPARRTQKRPLLQGEVPSPVHPVGYQPSVAPLVEVGPGHFVARHPIAGGF; via the coding sequence ATGAGCGCCGTCACCCTGCCCTCTTCCGCGGCCGGCACTGCGATGCAGATGCCCGAGCAACGCGTGCTCGAGGTCGATGGCCTCACGGTGCGCTTCTCGACCTCGGAGCGCACGGTCGACGCGGTGCGCAAGCTGAGCTTTCACGTGGACCGCAGCGAGACGCTGGCCATCGTCGGCGAGTCGGGCTCGGGCAAGTCGGTCACCTCGCTCGCGCTGATGCGGCTGGTCGAATACGGCGGGGGGCGCATTCTCGATGGCCGCATGGCCTTCCGGCGGCGCGACGGCCGCGTGCTCGACCTGGCGAAGGCCAGCGACGGGACCATGCGCGGCATCCGCGGGGCCGACATCGCGATGATCTTCCAGGAGCCGATGACATCGCTGAACCCGGTGTTCACGGCCGGCGACCAGATCGCGGAAGCCATCGCCATCCACCAGGGCAAGGACCGCGCCGCATCGCGCGCCGAGGCGCTGCGCATGCTGGAGCTGGTGCGCATCCCCGAGGCGCGCAGCGTGCTGCAGCGCTACCCGCACCAGCTCTCCGGCGGCATGCGCCAGCGGGTGATGATCGCGATGGCGCTATCGTGCCGGCCCTCGCTGCTGATCGCCGACGAGCCCACCACCGCGCTCGACGTCACCATCCAGGCGCAGATCCTGCAGCTCATCCGCGAGCTGCAGGCCGAGATGCACATGGGCGTGGTCTTCATCACGCACGACATGGGCGTGGTGGCCGAGGTGGCCGACCGGGTGCTCGTGATGTACCGCGGCGACAAGGCCGAGGCCGGCCCTTCGGAGCAGGTGTTCGCGGCGCCGCGGCACCCGTACACGCGCGCCCTGCTCTCCGCCGTGCCGCAGCTGGGCGCGATGCGCGGCACCGATCTGCCGGCGCGCTTCGAGCTGCTGCAGGTCGACGCGGCGGGCGGAAGCGTCAGCGTGAGCGACCGCAGCCCGCAGGACACGGTGCGCCGCGACCTGCCGCCGATCCTTCGCGTGAAGAAGCTGGTGACGCGCTTCGACCTCAAGAGTGGGCTCTTCGGCCGCGTCACGCGGCGGGTGCACGCGGTGGAAGGCATCAGCTTCGACCTGCATGCAGGCGAGACGCTGGGGCTGGTGGGCGAGTCGGGCTGCGGCAAGTCGACCACCGGCCGCTCGCTGCTGCGCCTGGTCGACAGCCAGGGCGGCGAGATCGAGTTCAAGGGCCGCAACGTGCTGGCGCTGCCGCAGGGCGAGCTGCAGGCGCTGCGGCGCGACATCCAGTTCATCTTCCAGGACCCCTTCGCGTCGCTGGACCCGCGGCTCACGGTGGGCTTCTCGATCATGGAGCCGCTGCTGGTGCACCGCGTGGCCAGCGGTGCCAAGGCGCAGGCGCGGGTGCGCTGGCTGCTCGAAAAGGTGGGCCTGCCGGCCGATTACGCCGAGCGCTATCCGCACGAGTTCTCCGGCGGCCAGCGCCAGCGCATCGCGATCGCGCGCGCGCTCGCGCTCGACCCGAAGGTCGTGGTGGCCGACGAATCGGTGTCGGCGCTGGACGTGTCGATCCAGGCGCAGATCGTCAACCTCATGCTCGACCTGCAGCGCGAGCTGGGCGTGGCCTTTCTCTTCATTTCGCACGACATGGCGGTGGTGGAGCGCATCAGCCACCGCGTGGCGGTGATGTACCTGGGCCAGATCGTCGAGATCGGCCCACGCCGCGCCATCTTCGAGAACCCGCAGCACGCCTACACGAAGCGGCTGATGGCCGCGGTGCCAGTGGCCGACCCGGCGCGGCGCACGCAGAAGCGCCCGCTGCTGCAGGGCGAGGTGCCGAGCCCGGTGCACCCGGTGGGCTACCAGCCCTCGGTGGCGCCGCTGGTCGAAGTCGGCCCCGGACATTTCGTGGCGCGGCATCCGATTGCCGGCGGTTTTTAA
- the gsiB gene encoding glutathione ABC transporter substrate-binding protein GsiB — protein sequence MNKRLTRIAAALALAGLAMSAQAAKDVVVAVQSNFTTTDPYDANDTLSQAVAKSFYQGLYGFDKDMKMVPVLATGHTVSKDGLVYTVKLRTGIQFHDGTPFNAEAVKANFDRVTNPENKLKRYNLYKNIAKTEVVDASTVRFTLSEPFSPFINNLAHPSAVIISPAALAKFGSKGIAQNPVGTGPFKFVEWKSTDYLKVAKFDGYWKKGYPKVDTITFRPVVDNNTRAAMMQTNEAHFAFPMPYEAAETLKSKPSLEVNSAPSIIQRYISMNVQQKPFDNPKVRQAINYAINKEALAKVAFSGYAVPAEGVLPKGLEGAAKLGPWPYNPAKARELLKEAGYPNGFESTLWSAYNYTTAQKVIQFVQQQLAQVGVKVQVQALEAGQRVERVESAQDPATAPVRMYYVGWSSSTGEADWGLRPLLASESFPPRLFNTAYYKNDEVDADIKKALVTTDAAAKAKIYADAQKRIWDDAPWAFLVTEQLLSVRARNLNGFYVIPDGSFNFDEVELK from the coding sequence ATGAACAAGCGTCTTACCCGAATCGCAGCCGCCCTCGCGCTGGCCGGTCTTGCCATGTCGGCGCAGGCGGCCAAGGACGTGGTCGTGGCCGTGCAGTCCAACTTCACGACCACGGACCCCTACGATGCCAACGACACGCTGTCGCAGGCCGTCGCCAAGTCTTTCTACCAGGGCCTCTACGGCTTCGACAAGGACATGAAGATGGTGCCGGTGCTCGCCACCGGCCACACGGTGAGCAAGGACGGGCTGGTCTACACGGTCAAGCTGCGCACCGGCATCCAGTTCCATGACGGCACGCCCTTCAACGCCGAAGCCGTGAAGGCGAACTTCGACCGCGTGACCAACCCCGAGAACAAGCTCAAGCGCTACAACCTCTACAAGAACATCGCGAAGACCGAGGTGGTCGATGCGAGCACGGTGCGCTTCACGCTCAGCGAGCCCTTCTCGCCCTTCATCAACAACCTGGCGCATCCGTCGGCGGTGATCATCTCGCCGGCAGCGCTCGCCAAGTTCGGCAGCAAGGGCATCGCGCAGAACCCGGTGGGCACTGGCCCGTTCAAGTTCGTCGAGTGGAAGTCCACCGACTATTTGAAGGTTGCCAAGTTCGACGGCTACTGGAAAAAGGGCTACCCGAAGGTCGACACCATCACCTTCCGGCCGGTGGTCGACAACAACACGCGCGCCGCGATGATGCAGACCAACGAGGCGCACTTTGCCTTCCCGATGCCGTACGAGGCCGCGGAAACGCTGAAGAGCAAGCCCAGCCTCGAGGTGAACAGCGCACCGTCGATCATCCAGCGCTACATCTCGATGAACGTGCAGCAGAAGCCCTTCGACAACCCGAAGGTGCGCCAGGCCATCAACTACGCGATCAACAAGGAAGCGCTGGCCAAGGTCGCCTTCTCCGGCTACGCCGTCCCGGCCGAGGGCGTGCTGCCCAAGGGGCTCGAGGGTGCGGCGAAGCTCGGCCCGTGGCCGTACAACCCAGCCAAGGCGCGCGAGCTGCTGAAGGAGGCGGGCTACCCGAACGGCTTCGAGAGCACGCTGTGGTCGGCCTACAACTACACGACGGCGCAGAAGGTGATCCAGTTCGTGCAGCAGCAGTTGGCGCAGGTCGGCGTCAAGGTGCAGGTGCAGGCGCTCGAGGCCGGCCAGCGCGTCGAGCGCGTCGAAAGCGCGCAGGACCCGGCCACCGCGCCGGTGCGCATGTACTACGTGGGCTGGTCCTCCTCCACCGGCGAGGCCGACTGGGGGCTGCGCCCGCTGCTGGCCTCGGAGTCGTTCCCGCCGCGCCTCTTCAACACCGCGTACTACAAGAACGACGAGGTCGACGCCGACATCAAGAAGGCGCTGGTCACGACCGATGCCGCAGCCAAGGCCAAGATCTACGCAGATGCGCAAAAGCGCATCTGGGACGACGCGCCCTGGGCCTTCCTCGTCACCGAGCAACTCCTGTCGGTGCGGGCGCGCAACCTGAACGGCTTCTACGTGATCCCGGACGGCAGCTTCAACTTCGACGAAGTCGAGCTGAAGTGA
- the gsiC gene encoding glutathione ABC transporter permease GsiC — MTQYVLKRLLGLLPTLLIVAVLVFLFVHMLPGDPARLAAGPDASPETVALVRADLGLDKPMPQQFLNFFTNLLQGDFGRSLRSKRPVSTEIAERFMPTLLLTLTSMAWAVVFGMTIGITSAVYRNQWPDRIGMTLAVSGISFPAFALGMLLMQVFSVQLGWLPTVGADSWRHYILPSITLGAAVAAVMARFTRASFVEVIQEDFVRTARAKGVSEKWVVLKHCLRNALIPVVTMMGLQFGFLLGGSIVVEAVFNWPGLGRLLVDAVDMRDYPVIQTLVLLFSLEFILINLVVDVLYGFINPTIRFK; from the coding sequence ATGACCCAGTATGTTCTGAAGCGCCTGCTGGGTTTGCTGCCCACGCTGCTGATCGTGGCGGTGCTGGTGTTCCTGTTCGTCCACATGCTGCCCGGCGACCCGGCGCGGCTGGCGGCCGGGCCGGACGCCAGCCCCGAGACGGTGGCGCTGGTGCGCGCGGACCTCGGCCTCGACAAGCCGATGCCGCAGCAGTTCCTCAACTTCTTCACCAACCTGCTGCAGGGCGACTTCGGGCGATCGCTGCGTTCGAAGCGGCCGGTGTCCACCGAGATCGCCGAGCGCTTCATGCCCACGCTGCTGCTCACCCTCACCAGCATGGCCTGGGCAGTGGTCTTCGGGATGACGATCGGCATCACCTCCGCGGTGTACCGCAACCAGTGGCCCGACCGGATCGGCATGACGCTGGCGGTCTCGGGCATTTCCTTCCCGGCCTTTGCGCTGGGCATGCTGCTGATGCAGGTCTTCTCGGTGCAGCTCGGCTGGCTGCCCACGGTCGGCGCCGATTCGTGGCGCCACTACATCCTGCCCTCGATCACGCTGGGCGCGGCGGTGGCGGCGGTGATGGCGCGCTTCACCCGTGCTTCCTTCGTCGAGGTGATCCAGGAAGATTTCGTGCGCACCGCGCGCGCCAAGGGCGTGTCGGAAAAGTGGGTGGTGCTCAAGCACTGCCTGCGCAACGCGCTGATCCCGGTGGTCACGATGATGGGGCTGCAGTTCGGCTTTCTGCTGGGCGGCTCGATCGTGGTCGAGGCGGTGTTCAACTGGCCGGGCCTCGGGCGCCTGCTGGTGGATGCGGTGGACATGCGCGACTACCCGGTCATCCAGACGCTGGTGCTGCTGTTCTCGCTCGAGTTCATCCTGATCAACCTGGTGGTGGATGTGCTGTACGGCTTCATCAATCCCACCATCCGCTTCAAGTGA